The following is a genomic window from Hydrogenothermus marinus.
ATATTTTACAATTTTAATTATCTTGTCTTAAACATTCTTCTAAATCTTTATCGTTTTCTTCTTCAATATTAAAAATCCTTTCATCTTCTTTTATATTTATTTTCACTTTTATAATTGGATATTCAATATCCTCAAAATCCATATACTCAGCCCACTCTATAATAATTAATCCTGTTCCAATAATATCTGTAATATCAAAATCTTTAACTCTATATAAATCAATATGGTAAATAGGAAATTTTTCTGTTTCATAAATATTCATAACTGTAAAAGTTGGGGAATTTACTTCATCTTCTAAACTTTCATCTATAGAAGAAACAAGATACTTAGTAAAAGTTGTTTTTCCAGCACCAAGATTTCCATATAATAAAATTATCTCATTTCCTTTTAAGCATTTTAAAAACTGCTTTGCAAACTCTCTTAATTCTTTTAAACTTTTTATTCTTTTTTGAATCAAATTTACCTCATGTTGTTTAGTATTAGAGAAAAAAATTATATAATACTATGTTAAATTATAGTTAGAAAATTAAGTTTTGTAGCTGGAGGATATTTTGAAATCCTTAACAAGTAATGAGATTAGAAATAGCTTTTTAGAATATTTTAAATCTAAAGATCACCAGATAGTAAAATCATCATCTATCATTCCAGAAACAGACCCAACCCTTTTATTTGTAAATGCTGGAATGGTGCCTTTTAAAAATGTATTTTTAGGGCTTGAAAAAAGACCTTATAAAAGAGCCGCATCTTGTCAGAAAGTTTTTAGAGTTTCAGGAAAACATAATGATTTAGACAATGTTGGTTATACACCAAGACATCATACCTTTTTTGAGATGCTTGGAAATTTTTCATTCGGAGATTACTTTAAAAAAGAAGCAATAGAGTTTGCATGGGAATATCTAACAAAAGTATTAGAAATACCAGAGGAAAGACTTCAAGTATCAGTATTTAAAGAAGATGAAGAAGCATATAAGATATGGAAAGAGCATATAGGACTTCCAGAAGAAAAAATTCATAAACTTGGAGTAGAAGATAACTTTTGGTCAATGGGAGAAACTGGGCCTTGTGGACCTTCATCTGAGATTTATTATGACAAAGGTGAAGAATATGGAAATCCAAAACTTGGAAGTGATGAAGATAATAGATATTTAGAAATATGGAATCTTGTTTTTATGCAATATAACAGGGATGAAACAGGTAGATTAACACCTCTTCCAAATCCTAATATAGATACAGGTATGGGCCTTGAAAGAATAGCATCTGTCTTACAAGGAGCAAAATCAAACTATGAAACAGATCTTTTTATGCCAATAATTAACTGGACAGAAAACATTTCAGGAAAAAAATACAATCCTGAAAATCCAAAAGATATAAACACAATTTCAATGAGAGTTATAGCAGACCATCTTAGAGCAATTACATTTTTAATCTCTGATGGAGTTTTTCCTTCAAATGAAGGAAGAGGATATGTTTTAAGAAGAATTTTAAGAAGAGCTTTAAGATATGGAAAAGAGTTAGGCCTTGAAAAACCATTTTTATATCAAGGAATAGATGTTGTAATAGATATAATGAAAGAAACTTATCCAGAATTAATAGGCAATAGAAACTTCATAAAAAATCTTGTAAAGTCAGAAGAAGATAGATTTATAAAAACATTAAGAAAAGGAATGGATATTTTTTATGAAATAATAGAAAAAGCAAAAAAGGAAGGAAGAAAACATATTACAGGTAAAGAAGTTTTCACTTTATATGATACATATGGTTTTCCAGTTGATTTAATTGAAGATATAGCAAAAGATAATGGATTTGGAGTTGATATTGCAGAATATTACAAATATCTTGAAGAGCAAAAAGAAAGAGCAAGAAAAAGTTGGAAATCACAAGCCAAAGAAGTTAAACCAATTTATATAGAGTTAAAAAATCTATTTGGAGAAAATCAGTTTGTAGGTTATGAGCATTTAGAGACAGATGATAGCAAAGTTTTAGCTATATTAAAAGAAGATAAAACTACAGATATTTTAAAAGAAGGAGAAGAAGGAGAGATTATTTTAGATAAAACACCTTTCTATGCAGAAAAAGGTGGACAAGTTGGAGATAAAGGAATTATAGAAGCAGAAGGTGGATTATTTGAAGTTTATGATACCCAAACACCAGTAGATGGTTTAATAGTTCATAAAGGAAAAGTTGTTTATGGAAATATAAAAACGAACGATGTAGTTTTAGCAAAAGTAGATAAAAAATTAAGACAAAATACAATGAGACATCATACTGCTACCCATCTTCTACATGCTGCCCTTAGAAATATTCTTGGAGATCATGTAAAACAAGCAGGTTCTTTAGTATCACCTGATATTTTAAGATTTGATTTTACTCATTTTGAAAGTTTAACAGATGAAGAAATAGAAAAGATAGAAAAGCTTGTAAATGAAGAAATAATGAAAAATCAGCCTGTAGTATGTAAAGAGATGCCTTATGATGAAGCTTTAAGAACAGGAGCTATTGCTATTTTTGATGAAAAATATGGAGATGTTGTAAGGGTTATATCAGCAGGTATTTCAGTAGAACTTTGTGGTGGTACACATGTATCAAGAACAGGTGATATTGGTTATTTTAAAATATTATCAGAATATGCAGTATCATCAGGAACAAGAAGAATAGAAGCAGTAGCAGGTGAAAAAGCAGTAGAAAAAGCATATAATGAGCATTCTTTAATAAAACAGATTTCTCAAGTTTTAACAGCAAATGAAAATGAAATTCTAAATAAAATTGAAAATCTACAGAAAAAATTAAAAGAAACAGAAAAAGAGCTTGAAGCTATAAAGAAAAAATCAATAGTAGATAAAATTACAGATATTTTAACAGTAAAAGAAAAAGAAGATTACAAAATAGCTTATGGAAAGTTAGAAAATCTAAATCCAAATGAACTTAGAGATTTAGCAGATGTTGCAAGAGCAAAGCTTGGGAAATCAGTAATAATGCTTGTTTCTGTTAATAAAGAAAAAAGAAAAATAAACTTTATAGTTGCAGTTTCAAAAGATTTAACAGCTAAAATCAAAGCAGGAGAGATAGTAAAGCAAATAGCACCACTAATAGGTGGAAAAGGTGGTGGAAGACCTGATATGGCACAAGGTGGTGGAACTGATATATCTAAACTAAATGAAGCATTTAAAAAATTTGAGGAAATTACATAAAAGAGGTAATAAAAATGGAAAATTATGAAAAAGAGTTCCAAGAACTGTTAGAACAAGAAGAACTAAATTATTATTCAAAAGGAGAAATAGTAGAAGGAGAGATAGTAAGAATTACAAATGATTATGCATTTGTAGATATAGGACAAAAAACAGAAGCAGTTGTGAAAAAAGATGAATTAGAAGGATTAAATATAGGAGACAAAATAAAAGCAGTATATACAGGTAAAAAAACACCAGAAGGCTACTCAATCCTTTCAAGAAAACCTATAAGATTTAAAGAGGCTTTAGAAAATGTAGAAAAAGCATTAAATGAAAACCTAAGAATAAATGCAAAACTAATAAAAAATTTAGAAAAAGGATTTATAGTTGATTTAAATGGTATTAAAGCATTTTTACCTTATTCTGAATCAGGATTAAGAAAAGGAGAAAACCTACCAGAAGAGTTTGAAGTTTATGTATTAAAACTTGATAAAAATAGAAAAGTACCAAATATAGTTGTTTCAAGAAAAAAAGTATTACAAGAAGAACAGCAAAAGAAAAAAGAAAAATTATTCTCAGAACTTGAACAAGGAATGAGTATCCCAGCAAAAGTAGTTAAAATTCAAGACAATGGAGTAGTATTATCTGTAGGAAATATAGTTTTTGGATTTTTACCTGCATCTTTATACTCATGGGATAAAAATAAATCTATTAAAGAGCTAAAAAAAGGACAAGAAATAGAAGTATTTATTAAAGAACTTGATAAAGAAAATCAAAAATTAATTCTTTCAAGAAAAGATTTAGAAGAAAATCCATGGGAAAAATTCCCATATCAAGTAGGTGATAAAGTAAAAGCAGTAGTGAAAAAAATAAATGATTATGGACTTATAGTAAAAGTAGATAACTTACAAGGTTTTATACATAAATCTGAAACAGATCATTTATATCCAAATAAATTCAAAGAAAAATTTAAAGAAGGTTCTGAAGTAGAAGCAGTAATTATAGAACTTGATAGAGAAAATCAAAAATTAAAACTTTCTATAAAACAAGCTCATCCACATCCTCTTGATAAATTCTTAGAAGAACATCCAGAAGGCTCTGAAGTGGAAGGAAAAATAAAAGATGTTAAAAATAAAGTTGCATTTATAGACCTTGGAGAAATAGAAGGGATTTTACATTTAGAAGATGCTACCTGGAACCCAAAAATAAAAAATATTGGACAAGTTTTAAAAGGAAAAAAAGTAGAGAAGTTTAAAGTTTTAGGAAAAGAAAAAGACAAGATAAAACTTGGATTAAAACAGTTTAAAGAAAATCCATGGGATATTTTCTTATCAAAATATAAAGTTGGTGATTATGTAAAAGGTAAAGTAATAAAAATGATAGATAGGGGAGCTTTTGTAGTTATCAATCCAGAAACTTTTGGTAATGATATAGAAGGATTTATTCCTGTCAATGAAATATCTAAGGAAAGAATAGAAATACCAAGTGATAAATTATCGTTAAATCAAGAGATAGAAGCAAAAATTATTAAAATTAAAGGACATGACATAATTTTAAGTATAAAAGCTTTAGAAAAAGATAAAGAAAAGAAAGAAATAGAAAAAGTTATTGAAAAAGTAAAACCAAAAGGTGAAGGACTTGGAACCTTAGGAGAACTTTTAAAGGAGAAATTAAAGGAAAAAAATAAATGATACTTGATATAGTTTTATTTGTTTTAGGTTTAATTTTTATTTTAATAGCAGGTGAGCTTTTTACAAATGGTATAGAAGCAATAGGAGATAAATTAAATCTTTCTAAGAATTTTACAGGTAGTGTACTTGCAGCAGTTGGAACTGCACTACCTGAAACAATACTACCAATAATTGCAGTTTTGTTTTTTGCAGAAACAGGGCATGAAATAGGGGTTGGAGCTATCTTAGGGGCTCCTTTTATGCTTTCAACTCTTGCTTTTCCTCTTGTAGGACTGACGATAATAACTGCTTCTTTAATGAAAAAAAGAAATTTTTCTATTAATATTGAAGAAAATGGAATAAGAAGAGATTTAGCCTTTTTCCTTTTTGCTTATACTGTAGCATTATTTATAGTACCTTTTGAGAACTATCCTGTAAAAATTATTACTGCAGTATTTTTATTATCTTTATATATTTTTTATGTTTATCTAACTTTAAAGTCAGATAGTGAAGGGATGGAAGAAGTAGAGCATCTTTATTTTGCTCCTAAATCAGAAAATCCATCTCTTTTTATTATGATTTTCCAAACTGTTTTTGCTTTAGTATTAATGATTGGCGGTGCACATATTTTTGTTGAAGGAATAAAAGAGATTAGTTTAAAGTTTGGATTTTCACCTTTATTATTTTCTTTACTTGTTGCTCCAATAGCCACAGAACTACCTGAAAAAATAAATAGTGTTTTATGGACATGGAGAGGAAAGGATACCCTTGCAATTGGAAATATAAGTGGAGCAATGGTTTTCCAAAGTACTATACCAGTTAGTTTTGGTATACTGTTTACTCAGTGGAATATAGAAGGTCTTGCACTTATATCTGGAATATTTGCTGTAGTTGCAGCCTCATTTGTAATGGTTTTATCATTTGCAAGTAAGAAATTAATTCCAATAGGATTATCTATTGGCATAATTTTTTATTTAGTTTATCTTTATATGGTATTAACTCAAAATGGAATAATGAATTAATAAAGGTTAAAAATGGAAAAAAATGAAGAATTAAGACAGCTTCAAGATAAGATAGAAATTTTAAGAAAAAAAGTTAAAGAAGGTGAAAAGCAGTATTTAAATGAGCTTATAGAACTAAGAAAAAAGTTTAAAAGGCTTGCAAAAGAAAGAATTGCTAAAATGACCGCATGGGAAAAAGTACAACTTGCAAGACATCCAAAAAGGCCCCATGCAATAGATTATATAAATAACATATTTACAGATTTTGTAGAACTTCATGGAGACAGAAGGTTTGCAGATGATAAAGCTATAATTGCAGGTTTTGCGTTTTTTGATAAAACCCCTGTATGTGTAATAGGACAAGAAAAAGGAAGAGATACTAAAGAAAAGATAGAAAGAAATTTTGGAATGCCACATCCAGAAGGATATAGAAAAGCCATTAGAGTAATGAAACTTGCAGAAAAGTTTAAAAGGCCGGTAATAACCCTTGTTGATACTGCAGGTGCATATCCTGGGATAGGAGCAGAAGAAAGGGGACAATCTCAAGCAATAGCAGAAAGCATAGCAACTATGGCAGATTTAAAAACTCCTACAATATCTATTATTATAGGAGAAGGTGGATCAGGAGGAGCTTTAGCTCTTGCGGTAGCAGATAAAGTATTGATGCTTGAAAATTCAGTATATTCTGTAATATCTCCAGAAGGATGTGCTGCTATCTTATATAAAACAAGAGAAGAAGCACCAACTGCTGCAGAAAACCTTAAAATGACAGCAGATGAACTTTTAAAACTTGGTGTAATAGATGAGATAGTTAAAGAACCATTAGGAGGTGCACATCTTCAACCAATTAAAATGTATAGACTTTTAAAAAGAGCTATAAGAAAAAATTTAAAGGAGCTTTCTTCTATATCTGAAGATAAACTTATAGAAAGAAGATACTCTAAATTTTATTCAATAGGACAGCTTTCGTGATGATAAATATATTTTTACCTTTTTTTGAAATAGTTTTTTTAATAAGTTTAATTTTTGCATCTATATCTTCAATAAAAGTTTGGCTAATTTCAAAAAAACTTACAAATAAATTAAAGAAAATTCTTCCAGAAGGATATACAACTGAATTTTTTGATATACAATCAAAAAATAAGTATAAAGATTTAAATCTACAACTACAAAAGATTATAAATATGTATGAAGATAATTTACCTACAGAAAAAATAGCTAAAGAAATGGAAAATTTAAAAAGTAATTTTAAATTCTCAAAAGAGTTTATAGATAAATTAAAAGAAATTTTTAAAGAATATAACCAAAATGTATATAAATGGAAAAAATTTGGTAAAATCTCAGGATATATAGCCTTAATTTCTGGAGTAATTTCATTTATAACTTATTATCTAGTAAAATGAAAAAAATCATTTTATGGCAGACTGCATTCTTAGGAGATTTAATTCTTACTACTCCTTTAATAGCTTCTATAAAAAATATATTTCCAAATAGTAAACTTCACATAATTACAAAACCTTTTGGGAAACAGGTTCTAAAAAATAATCCTTATGTAAATAAACTTATTATTTTTGATAAAAGTAAAGACTCAACATTAAAACTTATTAAAGATTTAAGAAAAGAAAAATATGATTTAGCAATATCTCCCCATCGCTCACATAGAGCAGCGTACTCTTTATTTTTAGCAGGAATTCCTGAAAGGGTTGGTTTTGATAAAGGAGGATTTTCATTTTTATATACAAAAAAAGCAAAACATGCTTTTGATGGTATCCATGAAATAGATAGGAATTTCAGACTTTTGAAAGCTTTAGATAAAAATATATCTGAAGAAAATTTTCAAAGATTCCCACAGCTTTTTTTAACAAAAGAAGAAGATCAGTTTTACAAAAGCATAGGCTTACAAGATAAAGATTATCTTTTAATTGCTCCTGGCTCAAAATGGAAAACAAAAAGATGGACAGCAAAAGGTTTTGCAGATTTAATAAAAAAGCTTTATAAAAAAGAAAATATTGTTTTAATAGGTGGAAAAGAAGATAAACAGTTTACAGATGAAATTTTGAAAATAGCACAGTTAAATCCTATAAACTTAGTAGGGAAAACCGATTTAAGACAAACCTTTTCTCTTATAAAACATTCAAAAGGTTTAATCTCAAATGACTCAGCACCTGTTCATATGGCTGTAGCTTTTAATATTCCAGTAGTTGATATTTATGGACCTACAGTTAAAGATTTTGGTTTTTATCCATATAGAAATGGTATTATAGTAGAGATAAAAGATTTAAAATGTAGACCTTGTGGACTGCATGGACATAATAACTGTCCTATTAATACCCACGAATGTATGGAAAAAATAACAGCAGATATGGTTTTAGATGCATTAAAAAGTTTAATTCCTGATTTAAATTATACAAACTATATATAAAGAGCTATAATATTTAAAATCATTTATACTAACCTTAGGAGATGATAAAATGCCTAAGAAAAGAGGCGCAGATATAATTGTAGATGTTTTACTTGAAGAAAAAGTAGATACGATATTTGGACTTCCTGGTGGAGCAATAATGGAAGTTTATGATGCATTATTTAATGCTCCATTTAAAAATATATTAACAAGACATGAGCTTGCTGCTTGTCATATGGCAGATGGATATGCAAGGGCTACAGGTAAAGTTGGAGTTGTTATGGCAACTTCAGGACCAGGTGCTACAAATCTTGTTACAGGCCTTGCTACTGCTCATATGGATTCATCTCCTATAGTCGCAATAACAGGGCAAGTGCCAACCCATTATATAGGCACAGATGCTTTTCAAGAAGCAGATGTAACAGGAATTACAAGACCAGTTACAAAACATAATTTTTTAGTTACAGATATAAAAGATTTAGCATTAATCTTAAGAGAAGCTTTTTATATAGCAAGAACAGGAAGGCCAGGACCTGTTTTAGTTGATATTCCAAAAGATATTACACAACAAGTTTATGATTATAAAATGCCAACAGAAAAAGATGTGGAAGATGCACTTCCAGGATATAAGCCTCATTATGAAGGAAATATTGCTCAAATAAAAAAGGCAGCAAAACTTATTAGACAAGCAAAAAGACCTGTTCTTTATGTAGGTGGTGGAGCAGTAGCATCAGAAGCAAATAAAGAGTTGGTAAAATTAGCAGAATTAGCAAAAATACCTGTTACAACAACATTAATGGGAAAAGGAGCATTCCCAGAAGACCACCCATTAGCACTTCATATGCTTGGAATGCATGGTACATATTATGCAAATATGGCAGTTTATAACTGTGATCTTTTAATTGCTGTTGGAGCAAGATTTGATGATAGAGTTACAGGAAAGATAGATGAGTTTGCCCCAGAAGCAAAAATAATCCATATAGATATAGATCCAGCATCAATAAGTAAAACAATAGAAGTTGATGTTCCAATAGTTGGAGATGTTAAGAAAGTTTTACAAAAATTAATAAAACAGCTTGAAAGAAAACCT
Proteins encoded in this region:
- the alaS gene encoding alanine--tRNA ligase, coding for MKSLTSNEIRNSFLEYFKSKDHQIVKSSSIIPETDPTLLFVNAGMVPFKNVFLGLEKRPYKRAASCQKVFRVSGKHNDLDNVGYTPRHHTFFEMLGNFSFGDYFKKEAIEFAWEYLTKVLEIPEERLQVSVFKEDEEAYKIWKEHIGLPEEKIHKLGVEDNFWSMGETGPCGPSSEIYYDKGEEYGNPKLGSDEDNRYLEIWNLVFMQYNRDETGRLTPLPNPNIDTGMGLERIASVLQGAKSNYETDLFMPIINWTENISGKKYNPENPKDINTISMRVIADHLRAITFLISDGVFPSNEGRGYVLRRILRRALRYGKELGLEKPFLYQGIDVVIDIMKETYPELIGNRNFIKNLVKSEEDRFIKTLRKGMDIFYEIIEKAKKEGRKHITGKEVFTLYDTYGFPVDLIEDIAKDNGFGVDIAEYYKYLEEQKERARKSWKSQAKEVKPIYIELKNLFGENQFVGYEHLETDDSKVLAILKEDKTTDILKEGEEGEIILDKTPFYAEKGGQVGDKGIIEAEGGLFEVYDTQTPVDGLIVHKGKVVYGNIKTNDVVLAKVDKKLRQNTMRHHTATHLLHAALRNILGDHVKQAGSLVSPDILRFDFTHFESLTDEEIEKIEKLVNEEIMKNQPVVCKEMPYDEALRTGAIAIFDEKYGDVVRVISAGISVELCGGTHVSRTGDIGYFKILSEYAVSSGTRRIEAVAGEKAVEKAYNEHSLIKQISQVLTANENEILNKIENLQKKLKETEKELEAIKKKSIVDKITDILTVKEKEDYKIAYGKLENLNPNELRDLADVARAKLGKSVIMLVSVNKEKRKINFIVAVSKDLTAKIKAGEIVKQIAPLIGGKGGGRPDMAQGGGTDISKLNEAFKKFEEIT
- the tsaE gene encoding tRNA (adenosine(37)-N6)-threonylcarbamoyltransferase complex ATPase subunit type 1 TsaE; the protein is MIQKRIKSLKELREFAKQFLKCLKGNEIILLYGNLGAGKTTFTKYLVSSIDESLEDEVNSPTFTVMNIYETEKFPIYHIDLYRVKDFDITDIIGTGLIIIEWAEYMDFEDIEYPIIKVKINIKEDERIFNIEEENDKDLEECLRQDN
- the waaF gene encoding lipopolysaccharide heptosyltransferase II, whose translation is MKKIILWQTAFLGDLILTTPLIASIKNIFPNSKLHIITKPFGKQVLKNNPYVNKLIIFDKSKDSTLKLIKDLRKEKYDLAISPHRSHRAAYSLFLAGIPERVGFDKGGFSFLYTKKAKHAFDGIHEIDRNFRLLKALDKNISEENFQRFPQLFLTKEEDQFYKSIGLQDKDYLLIAPGSKWKTKRWTAKGFADLIKKLYKKENIVLIGGKEDKQFTDEILKIAQLNPINLVGKTDLRQTFSLIKHSKGLISNDSAPVHMAVAFNIPVVDIYGPTVKDFGFYPYRNGIIVEIKDLKCRPCGLHGHNNCPINTHECMEKITADMVLDALKSLIPDLNYTNYI
- a CDS encoding sodium:calcium antiporter, with the protein product MILDIVLFVLGLIFILIAGELFTNGIEAIGDKLNLSKNFTGSVLAAVGTALPETILPIIAVLFFAETGHEIGVGAILGAPFMLSTLAFPLVGLTIITASLMKKRNFSINIEENGIRRDLAFFLFAYTVALFIVPFENYPVKIITAVFLLSLYIFYVYLTLKSDSEGMEEVEHLYFAPKSENPSLFIMIFQTVFALVLMIGGAHIFVEGIKEISLKFGFSPLLFSLLVAPIATELPEKINSVLWTWRGKDTLAIGNISGAMVFQSTIPVSFGILFTQWNIEGLALISGIFAVVAASFVMVLSFASKKLIPIGLSIGIIFYLVYLYMVLTQNGIMN
- a CDS encoding S1 RNA-binding domain-containing protein; protein product: MENYEKEFQELLEQEELNYYSKGEIVEGEIVRITNDYAFVDIGQKTEAVVKKDELEGLNIGDKIKAVYTGKKTPEGYSILSRKPIRFKEALENVEKALNENLRINAKLIKNLEKGFIVDLNGIKAFLPYSESGLRKGENLPEEFEVYVLKLDKNRKVPNIVVSRKKVLQEEQQKKKEKLFSELEQGMSIPAKVVKIQDNGVVLSVGNIVFGFLPASLYSWDKNKSIKELKKGQEIEVFIKELDKENQKLILSRKDLEENPWEKFPYQVGDKVKAVVKKINDYGLIVKVDNLQGFIHKSETDHLYPNKFKEKFKEGSEVEAVIIELDRENQKLKLSIKQAHPHPLDKFLEEHPEGSEVEGKIKDVKNKVAFIDLGEIEGILHLEDATWNPKIKNIGQVLKGKKVEKFKVLGKEKDKIKLGLKQFKENPWDIFLSKYKVGDYVKGKVIKMIDRGAFVVINPETFGNDIEGFIPVNEISKERIEIPSDKLSLNQEIEAKIIKIKGHDIILSIKALEKDKEKKEIEKVIEKVKPKGEGLGTLGELLKEKLKEKNK
- a CDS encoding acetyl-CoA carboxylase carboxyltransferase subunit alpha, whose translation is MEKNEELRQLQDKIEILRKKVKEGEKQYLNELIELRKKFKRLAKERIAKMTAWEKVQLARHPKRPHAIDYINNIFTDFVELHGDRRFADDKAIIAGFAFFDKTPVCVIGQEKGRDTKEKIERNFGMPHPEGYRKAIRVMKLAEKFKRPVITLVDTAGAYPGIGAEERGQSQAIAESIATMADLKTPTISIIIGEGGSGGALALAVADKVLMLENSVYSVISPEGCAAILYKTREEAPTAAENLKMTADELLKLGVIDEIVKEPLGGAHLQPIKMYRLLKRAIRKNLKELSSISEDKLIERRYSKFYSIGQLS
- the ilvB gene encoding biosynthetic-type acetolactate synthase large subunit is translated as MPKKRGADIIVDVLLEEKVDTIFGLPGGAIMEVYDALFNAPFKNILTRHELAACHMADGYARATGKVGVVMATSGPGATNLVTGLATAHMDSSPIVAITGQVPTHYIGTDAFQEADVTGITRPVTKHNFLVTDIKDLALILREAFYIARTGRPGPVLVDIPKDITQQVYDYKMPTEKDVEDALPGYKPHYEGNIAQIKKAAKLIRQAKRPVLYVGGGAVASEANKELVKLAELAKIPVTTTLMGKGAFPEDHPLALHMLGMHGTYYANMAVYNCDLLIAVGARFDDRVTGKIDEFAPEAKIIHIDIDPASISKTIEVDVPIVGDVKKVLQKLIKQLERKPIEWEEARESWLKLIEKWKRENPLTYDRKSKIIKPEYVVEEIYKATKGEAIITAGVGQHQMWAAMFYKYKFPRQFINSGGLGTMGFGFPAAVGAKIARPDKEVIAIEGDGSFLMNIQDITTAVQYRIPVKVAILNNEFLGMVRQWQEFFYDSRYSSVCLSTQPDFVKLAESFGAVGLRATKPSEVRKVLDEAMSINDRPVIMDFAVDREENVLPMVPAGKSYREMILHPGEKGEAETMYLVG